In Acanthochromis polyacanthus isolate Apoly-LR-REF ecotype Palm Island chromosome 18, KAUST_Apoly_ChrSc, whole genome shotgun sequence, the following proteins share a genomic window:
- the LOC127530886 gene encoding derlin-2-like has translation MAYQTLQQEYLQIPVVTRAYTTACVLTTAAVQLEIITPFQLYFNPDLILRNYQVWRLITNFLFFGPVGFNFLFNMIFLYRYCRMLEEGSFRGRTADFVFMFLFGGLLMTVSFL, from the exons atggctTACCAGACTTTACAACAAGAGTATCTACAGATTCCTGTTGTTACCAGGGCATACACAACCGCTTGCGTCCTCACAACTGCTGCAGTG CAACTAGAGATCATCACACCTTTTCAGCTATACTTCAATCCGGATTTGATTCTAAGGAACTACCAG GTATGGCGACTAATAACCaacttcttgttttttggtCCAGTTGGCTTCAATTTCCTGTTCAATATGATTTTTCT ATACAGATACTGTCGTATGCTGGAGGAGGGATCCTTCAGGGGACGAACGGCTGACTTTGTCTTCATGTTCCTCTTTGGTGGGCTGCTCATGACTGTATCCTTCCTGTGA